tattaaatcatCACACATTCACCATCACAACTATTCTAACTTTTGAAGCAAACAGTTTTTCAGCAAGTGGACCAATACCTGCTCTAAGTAACTTCATAGAGCATTCAGTCCTTACAAGTTACAAGTGTTTTATAGTGTGTCCTCAAATTAGGTAACTCTATGACCAAAGACAATTAAGACCACaaattaatcaatcaatcaataatataaaaaactagCATAACTTGTGATACACCACCCGGCATTCACGCGAAAATGATTGATGTGTATCCAAAAGTGTACACCAAGGCAATCATTCAAATGAATTGTGTGAAAAGCATGAGTCACTATATATCTTCCTCCACATGCCACAGTTGTATAGGACTTCGTTCttattttaaagaattaaaaaagcTATTTAAAATTGACATAATCCTGAATTCCTGATCTTGGTTTGGATAGGGACAATGGGGTTGATGGACTTAGGTAAATTAATTCccttaataaattaatttatcttttctATCATTGAGATATGAAGCCCTTTATTACCATGACAGCCAACAATAGTGACAAATATCTCTCATTACATGTTCCATCTTGATCTTGGTACTTCTCATTGCTGTCTTCTTAACTTCTCTCTTTGTAGCTTTTGTTGATTAAATCATGAAAACCATTAGATATAAATCAAAGGGTCCATAGAAGTTAGGACTGCTGTATGGTGTCACTACTTTGATGTCCAAGAAGACCAAGGAAGGAAATTAAAGCATCAATTTTTGTaagaaaccaaattaaaaatctTTGCTTTTCAAAAACACACATAGCTACTTACACAGCTGAACCATTCATATCTCAGATTCAACTGTTACATATGTTAGTGGGTTTGGTGGTTTAAAAAATGGAAACAAGTGGTGTTCATAGCAGTATATTGTCATTGACTATGATGGAAGAGGATGAATATCATCACAATCAGTTTTCTTCAATCTCAAAGCTAGACAACAAGGCTCCTATTACTACCAGTGTCCATGATCTTCTCGAATGCCCGGTTTGCACCAATTCAATGTACCCTCCAATCCATCAGGTTTGTTATCTGAATCTCATTGTGTATGCTTTAAGTTTATGTTAACAATTCTAGTTCATAAAAACCACCAGTTTCTCAATTAAAATAAGTTCATGGTCCTTTTGGCATGGAAAAGTTTTCATGTGTATAGATTTCATGTTTGTGAAGAGggattttgaaaaatttatatgtAGATGCTAATTTTAACTTATACCATAAGTTGTTACACCAAACTAGATAAATTTGATTAGTAGTGCATATAACATGGTGGCTAAttcttaaaaatcaaatttgttttGCAGTGCCTCAACGGGCACACCCTTTGTTCAAATTGTAAGACCAGAGTACACAACAGATGCCCAACTTGCAGGCAAGAGTTAGGCGATATAAGGTGTTTAGCATTGGAGAAGATAGCCGAATCACTTGAATTTCCTTGTAGATACATCtctcttggttgttcagagatATTTCCATATTATTGCAAAATCAAACATGAGTCTATTTGTACCTTTAGACCATACAGTTGCCCTTATGCTGGATCAGACTGTTCTTTTGTTGGAAATATTCCATACCTTGTTGCTCATTTAAGGGATGATCATGGTGTTGATATGCATTCTGGATGCACTTTTAACCATCGTTATGTCAAATCAAATCCTATGGAAGTAGAAAATGCTACGTGGATGCTAACGGTAACTAACAAAATTCTCTATTTACTGATTGATCTAGTTACTTAGCGATTGATTGAGGCATTTGGTTTCCCTGCAGTCACTAATTGCACACATTCAAACAGTTAGCACATCGGTGGCTTTTGGGTCAAGATTGAACAATTTAGATTTCAAGCTCAATATTTAAGATttctaaaaaattgaaaatatagaCGGTCAAATCTCGATCCAAGAGACACCAATGTGCTGATTTCGTGACTGCATGCCATTGATGATTGCAGGGAATTCGAGTGCCAAAGTGCGAGACTGAAAATGACAAATGAATAGTTAACATTAGCATATATTGATTTGAGTTGGACGACTTTTTGCAATTCAGTTTCTGAATTGGTCACTAAATGGTGAATGTTTTGTTGTTATATTCATGCACAAtcttaactacacattttgAAATCTTATCCAAATAGTTAAGGCTAACTCTTATGTTTTGGTTTATGTAGGTTTTCCACTGTTTTGGTCAGTATTTTTGTCTCCATTTTGAAGCATTCCAGCTTGAAATGTCACCTGTTTACATGGCATTTCTTCGATTCATGGGCGACGATCGAGAAGCCAAGAATTACAACTACAGCTTAGAAGTGGGAGGAAATGGACGTAAACTAACATTTGAAGGGAATCCAAGAAGCATTAGAGATAGTCACAAGAAAGTGAAGGATAGTCATGATGGCCTTATTATATACCGCAACATGGCACTTTTCTTCTCAGGTGGGGATAGAAAAGAGTTGAAG
This genomic interval from Trifolium pratense cultivar HEN17-A07 linkage group LG6, ARS_RC_1.1, whole genome shotgun sequence contains the following:
- the LOC123889567 gene encoding E3 ubiquitin-protein ligase SINAT3, which gives rise to METSGVHSSILSLTMMEEDEYHHNQFSSISKLDNKAPITTSVHDLLECPVCTNSMYPPIHQCLNGHTLCSNCKTRVHNRCPTCRQELGDIRCLALEKIAESLEFPCRYISLGCSEIFPYYCKIKHESICTFRPYSCPYAGSDCSFVGNIPYLVAHLRDDHGVDMHSGCTFNHRYVKSNPMEVENATWMLTVFHCFGQYFCLHFEAFQLEMSPVYMAFLRFMGDDREAKNYNYSLEVGGNGRKLTFEGNPRSIRDSHKKVKDSHDGLIIYRNMALFFSGGDRKELKLRVTGRIWKEQQNSEGVVCTPNMCS